The Mycobacterium sp. 3519A genome contains a region encoding:
- the fmdA gene encoding formamidase — protein MPDVVFSVDQARSMRDQAVPGHNRWHPDIPPAANVRPGQHVRIECREWTDGQIGNNDSANDVRDVDLTHAHMLSGPLYVEGAEPGDLLVVDILDLGPVPQEIGDVPGQGWGYTGIFAKANGGGFLTDHFPDAYKAIWDFAGQKCTSRHIPGVELTGITHPGLFGTAPSPELLGRWNAREQALIDTDPTRVPPLALPPLDENTLGGTATGEALAAIARDGARTVPARENGGNHDIKNFTRGSRVFYPVHVPGALFSGGDLHFSQGDGEITFCGAIEMGGFIDFHIDLIKGGMETYGVTTNPILMPGNVEPRYSEFLTFIGIGVDHGTDTQLYNDATVAYRNACLNAVAYLEKFGYSGAQAYLLLGAAPIEGRVSGVVDIPNACCSLYLPTAIFDFDIRPSATGPVRADRGSCAVSS, from the coding sequence ATGCCCGACGTCGTCTTCTCGGTTGACCAGGCACGCTCGATGCGCGACCAGGCAGTACCCGGTCACAACCGATGGCACCCCGACATTCCGCCAGCGGCCAATGTCCGTCCCGGACAACATGTTCGAATCGAATGCCGCGAATGGACCGACGGCCAGATCGGCAACAACGACTCCGCGAATGATGTACGCGACGTCGACCTGACGCATGCGCACATGCTGTCCGGGCCGCTCTACGTCGAGGGGGCCGAACCGGGTGATCTGCTGGTCGTCGACATCCTCGACCTTGGTCCAGTGCCGCAGGAGATCGGCGACGTGCCCGGTCAGGGCTGGGGCTACACCGGCATCTTCGCGAAGGCCAACGGAGGCGGCTTCCTCACCGACCACTTCCCCGATGCGTACAAAGCTATTTGGGATTTCGCGGGCCAGAAGTGCACCTCGCGGCACATCCCCGGAGTGGAGCTCACGGGCATCACTCACCCGGGGCTGTTCGGCACGGCGCCGTCGCCTGAGCTGCTGGGTAGGTGGAACGCCCGCGAGCAGGCGCTGATCGACACCGATCCGACCCGGGTGCCGCCGCTGGCGCTGCCGCCCTTGGACGAAAACACCTTGGGCGGCACCGCAACTGGCGAAGCGCTGGCCGCGATCGCCCGTGATGGCGCACGCACCGTGCCCGCCCGGGAGAACGGCGGCAATCACGACATCAAGAACTTCACTCGCGGCTCGCGGGTGTTCTACCCAGTCCACGTGCCGGGTGCCTTGTTCTCCGGCGGCGACCTGCACTTCAGCCAGGGCGATGGCGAGATCACCTTCTGCGGCGCCATCGAGATGGGCGGCTTCATCGACTTCCACATCGACTTGATCAAGGGTGGAATGGAAACGTATGGGGTCACGACGAATCCGATCTTGATGCCGGGCAACGTCGAACCGCGCTATTCGGAGTTCCTGACGTTCATCGGCATCGGCGTTGACCACGGCACCGATACTCAGTTGTACAACGACGCGACGGTGGCGTATCGCAACGCGTGCCTGAATGCGGTCGCATACCTGGAGAAGTTCGGCTACTCCGGCGCGCAGGCGTACTTGCTGCTCGGTGCGGCACCGATCGAGGGCCGAGTCAGTGGCGTTGTTGACATCCCGAACGCATGCTGCTCGTTGTATTTGCCAACTGCCATCTTCGATTTCGACATCCGGCCAAGCGCGACTGGCCCGGTGCGCGCTGATCGCGGTAGCTGTGCCGTGTCGTCCTGA
- a CDS encoding DUF6188 family protein: protein MDLGIRGKSLQSVLIEYTVRMDLSDVYFIVIESPFRLDIDGDSFSLSPEEDRDEALRVLRQLVDRTIEDATADDVGALHLTFEGGARLTVEPDPDYEAWSVSGPGGALVVSAPGGKLAIWKPQSNSDDQ from the coding sequence ATGGATTTAGGAATACGCGGGAAGAGTCTGCAGTCGGTGCTGATTGAGTACACCGTCAGAATGGACCTTTCTGATGTGTATTTCATCGTGATCGAATCGCCGTTCAGGTTGGACATCGATGGAGACAGCTTCTCGCTGTCACCAGAAGAAGATCGCGACGAAGCCCTGCGGGTGTTGCGCCAGCTGGTTGATCGCACGATCGAAGACGCGACGGCCGACGACGTGGGAGCTCTGCACTTGACCTTCGAGGGCGGCGCGCGTCTCACGGTCGAGCCTGACCCAGACTATGAGGCGTGGAGCGTTTCGGGCCCGGGCGGTGCGCTGGTCGTTAGCGCACCGGGCGGCAAGCTAGCCATCTGGAAGCCGCAGTCGAATTCGGACGACCAATGA
- a CDS encoding type II toxin-antitoxin system Phd/YefM family antitoxin, with amino-acid sequence MSTVASRELRNDTAGVLRRVQAGEEVTVTVNGRAVAVITAVAPKRRRWISKAELINRLETSQADPGLRDDLAELAGETTDELDDL; translated from the coding sequence ATGTCTACGGTCGCGTCCCGCGAATTGCGAAACGACACGGCAGGCGTGCTTCGTCGGGTTCAAGCGGGCGAAGAGGTGACGGTCACGGTGAATGGGCGAGCCGTCGCGGTGATCACCGCTGTGGCGCCGAAGCGTCGGCGGTGGATATCGAAGGCAGAGTTGATCAATCGGCTCGAGACCAGCCAGGCGGACCCCGGTTTGCGTGACGACCTCGCGGAGCTCGCCGGCGAAACCACCGACGAACTCGACGACTTGTGA
- a CDS encoding helicase HerA domain-containing protein — MQEAQREALASLRLTWAPTADDLWRPQAATHVAGLNEFAVDDVMDAFGDATRDPMSSPLGVVVQGRAGSGKTHLLGQVRERIQAAGGYFLLVELLDAATFWESVRNGIVDSLGRPGATRETQLKDLLWELSSIAHVSRADRRAIIGDDDLEPETLDRFINALAKAHRDPVRDCHQTLRALVLLGATDLVAHDVGEAYLQASDEFGDDERAQWRLRTSPASAQQCVQEISRLVALAGPAVLALDQIDTLLAQSLTRTDDARTDGDDVLHQVADGLMAVRQKMRRTVAVVACLPAVWEGIRSRATATVADRFRVTAPLKPLPTPDIGRAILERRFVASYAETGFRPPYPSWPILPAAFTEAPDYTPRQLLMRADTHVRECLKHNKIVELDHLHADQKPIWESDDETEENVSSELDRRFAEYRRRAVPSAALDHEGEDTTMPELLGAALTAWVAERDGDQTFALDPPPGRHVALHARLRQSLDRATEDERHWAFRAVAATNAVAAQNRIKKAWSSTGLGMGSDRRQLFLLRNSPWPAGPKTAQLVDDFHRAGGRTLAISDDDVRTMVALRDLIADDPADLASWLRVRRPAHGLVMLQDALGFEPDDGVVPPKDEEEPVVVEVEYEVPDSAIPLGVDSRSDTTVSVDLVALRKHVAIFAGTGSGKTVLLRRLIEECALQGVSSIVLDPNNDLARLGTRWPQRSDGWRKSDDRRAAEYLENTEVVIWTPRKAAGRPLVFQPLPDFPSVVDDDDEFTEAVESAAAALEPRASISGQTQKANRERAVLRNALELYGRKPDPSLGGFVDMLSDLPDDASDLAGAHKIAANLAENLRAAMVNDKMFGGAGTALDPGVLLTPSSGRRARVSVISMIGLSSDEQRQSFVNQLQMALFAWIKRNPADDRPLRGLLVMDEAQTLAPSRGFTACTRSTLALSSQARKYGLGLVFATQAPKGLHNQIPGNAVTQFYGLLSAPAQIASAQEMARAKGGLMPDISRLRTGDFYVAIEGEAFRRMVAPWCLSYHPPNPLSPEEVVALAKG, encoded by the coding sequence ATGCAGGAAGCACAACGTGAAGCGCTCGCGTCGCTTCGGCTGACGTGGGCCCCAACCGCCGACGACCTCTGGCGACCGCAGGCCGCCACCCACGTCGCCGGCCTCAACGAGTTCGCCGTCGACGACGTCATGGACGCGTTCGGCGACGCCACCCGTGACCCCATGTCCTCGCCGCTCGGCGTCGTCGTGCAGGGTCGCGCGGGGTCCGGCAAGACACACCTGCTCGGACAGGTTCGCGAACGCATCCAAGCCGCAGGCGGCTACTTCTTGCTCGTGGAACTGCTTGACGCAGCGACCTTTTGGGAGTCGGTGCGCAACGGCATCGTCGACAGCCTCGGCCGTCCCGGCGCCACGCGCGAGACGCAACTCAAGGACCTGCTCTGGGAACTGTCGTCGATCGCGCACGTGTCCCGCGCCGACCGCCGCGCCATCATCGGCGACGACGACCTCGAACCCGAGACGCTTGACCGCTTCATCAACGCCCTCGCCAAAGCACACCGCGACCCCGTTCGGGACTGCCATCAGACCTTGCGCGCGCTCGTACTCCTCGGTGCGACAGACCTCGTCGCGCACGACGTCGGCGAGGCCTACCTGCAGGCCAGCGACGAATTCGGTGACGACGAGCGCGCGCAATGGCGCCTGCGCACCTCACCCGCCTCGGCCCAGCAGTGCGTTCAAGAGATCTCTCGGCTCGTCGCCCTCGCCGGCCCGGCGGTGTTGGCGCTGGACCAGATCGACACGCTCTTGGCGCAATCCTTGACGCGCACCGACGACGCCCGCACCGACGGCGACGACGTCCTGCATCAAGTCGCCGACGGACTGATGGCTGTCCGCCAGAAGATGCGGCGCACTGTCGCTGTGGTCGCCTGCCTGCCGGCGGTATGGGAAGGCATTCGGAGCCGTGCGACCGCGACGGTGGCTGACCGGTTTCGGGTCACCGCACCGCTGAAACCGCTGCCCACACCGGACATCGGCCGCGCCATCCTCGAACGCCGCTTCGTCGCAAGCTACGCCGAGACGGGGTTCCGGCCGCCGTACCCCAGCTGGCCCATCCTGCCCGCAGCCTTCACCGAAGCTCCCGACTACACACCGCGCCAACTGTTGATGCGCGCCGACACTCATGTCCGAGAGTGCCTCAAGCACAACAAGATCGTCGAACTCGACCACCTCCATGCCGACCAGAAGCCGATCTGGGAGTCCGACGACGAGACTGAAGAGAATGTCTCTTCCGAACTCGATCGACGGTTCGCAGAGTACCGGCGGCGCGCAGTACCGTCCGCCGCGTTGGACCACGAAGGCGAAGACACCACCATGCCGGAGCTGCTGGGCGCTGCGCTCACGGCCTGGGTCGCTGAACGCGACGGAGATCAGACCTTCGCTCTCGATCCGCCGCCCGGCCGCCACGTCGCCCTGCATGCGCGCCTGCGTCAGAGCCTCGACCGCGCCACCGAGGACGAACGGCATTGGGCGTTTCGCGCCGTCGCCGCAACCAACGCCGTCGCCGCCCAGAATCGAATCAAGAAGGCTTGGAGCTCAACGGGACTCGGCATGGGCTCCGACCGGCGACAGCTGTTCCTGCTGCGCAACTCGCCGTGGCCCGCCGGCCCGAAGACGGCGCAACTGGTCGACGACTTCCATCGCGCCGGTGGCCGCACGCTTGCGATCTCCGACGACGACGTTCGGACCATGGTCGCGCTTCGTGACCTGATCGCCGACGACCCCGCGGACCTCGCAAGTTGGTTACGCGTCCGGCGGCCCGCCCACGGGCTGGTCATGCTGCAGGATGCGCTCGGCTTCGAACCCGATGACGGTGTGGTTCCGCCGAAGGATGAAGAAGAGCCGGTTGTTGTCGAGGTCGAGTATGAAGTGCCGGATTCTGCGATACCGCTGGGCGTCGATAGTCGAAGTGACACAACAGTTTCCGTTGACCTAGTCGCGCTGCGCAAGCACGTCGCGATATTCGCCGGTACCGGGTCGGGCAAGACGGTGTTGCTTCGCCGTCTGATCGAAGAGTGTGCGCTACAGGGCGTGTCGTCGATCGTGCTCGATCCCAACAACGACTTGGCCCGGCTTGGCACCAGGTGGCCGCAACGGTCGGACGGCTGGCGGAAGTCTGACGATCGTCGTGCCGCCGAGTACCTGGAGAACACTGAAGTCGTGATCTGGACGCCGCGGAAGGCGGCGGGACGTCCTCTGGTGTTTCAGCCGTTGCCCGACTTCCCGAGTGTTGTCGACGACGATGACGAATTCACCGAAGCCGTCGAGTCGGCCGCCGCAGCGCTCGAGCCGCGGGCGTCGATATCGGGTCAGACGCAGAAGGCGAATCGCGAGCGGGCTGTGCTGCGAAATGCGTTGGAGCTGTATGGCCGAAAGCCGGATCCCTCGCTCGGCGGGTTCGTGGACATGCTCAGCGATTTACCCGACGACGCAAGCGATTTGGCCGGTGCGCACAAGATCGCGGCGAATTTGGCGGAGAACCTGCGCGCGGCGATGGTCAACGACAAGATGTTCGGCGGGGCGGGCACGGCGCTGGATCCTGGTGTACTGCTGACGCCGTCGTCCGGGCGCCGCGCTCGGGTGTCGGTGATCAGCATGATCGGACTGTCCTCCGACGAACAACGGCAGAGCTTCGTCAACCAGTTGCAGATGGCGCTGTTCGCCTGGATCAAGCGGAACCCTGCTGACGACCGTCCGCTGCGCGGGTTGTTGGTGATGGACGAAGCCCAAACACTAGCGCCATCAAGAGGATTCACGGCGTGTACTCGTAGCACGCTGGCGTTGTCATCGCAGGCGCGCAAGTACGGCCTGGGGTTGGTCTTCGCGACGCAGGCGCCCAAGGGTCTGCACAACCAGATACCCGGCAATGCGGTCACGCAGTTCTACGGCCTGCTCAGCGCCCCTGCCCAGATCGCGTCTGCCCAGGAGATGGCACGGGCGAAGGGCGGACTCATGCCCGACATCAGCAGACTGCGCACCGGCGACTTCTATGTCGCGATCGAAGGAGAGGCGTTCCGCCGCATGGTCGCGCCGTGGTGCCTGTCCTACCACCCACCGAATCCGCTGTCGCCCGAAGAAGTGGTGGCGCTGGCGAAAGGGTAA
- a CDS encoding type II toxin-antitoxin system VapC family toxin: MTTDRAAAGILDTSIFIANESGRQLEATLIPEEVATTVVTLAELNAGVLAAQTSEIRARRLRTLDAVADMTALPVDEDAAQLWALLRVHLAEAGRRVRVNDLWIAAIAAAKQLPVVTQDADFDVLEGVAGLAIIHV, from the coding sequence GTGACGACCGATCGAGCGGCGGCCGGCATCCTCGACACGTCGATCTTCATCGCCAACGAGAGTGGGCGCCAACTGGAGGCGACGCTGATTCCGGAGGAAGTAGCCACGACTGTGGTGACCCTCGCCGAACTGAACGCGGGTGTGCTCGCGGCGCAGACCTCCGAGATCCGGGCGCGTCGACTTCGCACGTTGGATGCAGTCGCTGATATGACCGCCTTACCGGTCGACGAAGACGCGGCTCAACTCTGGGCACTGCTCCGCGTCCACCTGGCCGAGGCCGGGCGACGGGTCCGAGTCAATGACCTATGGATCGCTGCAATCGCAGCCGCCAAGCAGCTGCCCGTCGTCACGCAGGATGCGGACTTCGATGTATTAGAGGGTGTCGCGGGTCTCGCGATAATCCACGTCTGA
- a CDS encoding FmdB family zinc ribbon protein, whose amino-acid sequence MSVISPTRRKVSQQQLPSSIQVASLRSRLVPAALPPVFHNRLRRWALPTYSFQCGDCGPFTLVRPMAEARSLADCPGCGDDARRVFGLPALRALDTDVRRAHDAGERSADAPQVVSSVPGRSRRATPITSDPRHARLPRP is encoded by the coding sequence GTGTCTGTCATATCGCCGACTCGTCGCAAGGTGAGTCAACAGCAGCTGCCAAGCAGCATTCAGGTTGCGTCGCTACGATCACGACTGGTGCCCGCAGCGCTGCCACCGGTCTTTCATAATCGTCTCCGGAGGTGGGCGTTGCCGACGTACAGCTTTCAATGCGGCGACTGCGGCCCGTTCACCCTTGTGAGACCGATGGCCGAGGCACGGTCGCTGGCGGACTGCCCCGGTTGCGGCGACGACGCCCGCCGGGTGTTCGGGTTGCCAGCGTTGCGTGCGCTCGACACGGACGTCCGCCGGGCACACGATGCCGGCGAGAGAAGCGCCGACGCCCCGCAGGTCGTGTCGTCGGTGCCTGGGCGTTCGCGGCGGGCCACCCCTATCACGTCCGACCCTCGACACGCCCGTCTGCCCCGTCCCTGA
- a CDS encoding TetR/AcrR family transcriptional regulator: protein MAPRQDVDDSIADATLALLRTKGPRSVTVEAVAARSGIAKTTIYRRFSDRRDMLSAALSQVTTPEPLPERADPPERLRWLIRQAVKTVEVGIGYGGLAALLTDEDPAFTKLFRRILAKQRAELESVIDAGKADGSFRADVDAATLVDAVVGAHIAERTRTGRVTTGWEKRLFDLFWPTVRT from the coding sequence ATGGCGCCGCGACAAGACGTCGACGACTCGATCGCCGACGCCACGCTTGCCCTCCTGCGCACCAAAGGCCCTCGGTCGGTGACCGTCGAGGCGGTGGCAGCGCGCTCGGGCATCGCCAAGACCACCATTTACCGCCGCTTCAGCGACCGCCGCGACATGCTCTCCGCTGCACTGTCGCAGGTCACCACTCCGGAACCGCTCCCCGAGCGGGCCGACCCGCCCGAGCGGCTGCGGTGGCTGATCAGACAAGCTGTCAAGACCGTCGAGGTCGGCATCGGCTACGGCGGGCTGGCCGCCTTGCTCACCGACGAGGATCCCGCGTTCACCAAGCTCTTCCGCCGCATCCTGGCCAAGCAACGCGCCGAACTGGAATCAGTGATAGATGCGGGGAAAGCCGACGGGTCGTTCCGCGCCGATGTCGACGCCGCCACCCTCGTCGACGCAGTCGTTGGCGCGCACATCGCCGAGCGCACCCGCACCGGACGAGTGACGACCGGATGGGAAAAGCGCTTGTTCGATCTCTTCTGGCCGACCGTGCGGACCTGA
- a CDS encoding vWA domain-containing protein — protein sequence MSNSDRTLLVFLLDRSGSMQSIKSDVEGGFAAFIDEQRQAPGECAATLAQFDTQYEVVYHQIPVGEVPALNLQPRGGTALLDAMGKLITDTAAQLDAAPEAERPGTVIVAIMTDGYENSSQEWTHPAVKSLVQQQTKNGWEFLYMGADQDAVEVGVRLGVQHDKSVTFGRGKARDVMAMTSANISRHRAARIENPDAVMDGYSGEQRADVADG from the coding sequence ATGTCGAACTCCGATCGCACCCTGCTCGTGTTTCTGCTCGACCGTTCGGGGTCGATGCAGTCCATCAAGTCTGACGTCGAAGGTGGATTCGCCGCGTTCATCGATGAACAACGCCAGGCGCCCGGTGAGTGCGCCGCGACGCTGGCCCAGTTTGATACCCAGTACGAGGTCGTCTATCACCAGATCCCGGTCGGGGAGGTTCCTGCGCTGAACCTGCAGCCGCGCGGTGGCACGGCGCTGCTGGACGCGATGGGCAAGCTGATCACCGATACGGCGGCACAGCTTGACGCGGCGCCGGAGGCCGAGCGCCCGGGCACGGTGATTGTCGCGATCATGACCGACGGCTATGAGAATTCGAGTCAAGAGTGGACGCACCCGGCCGTCAAGAGTCTCGTCCAGCAGCAGACCAAAAACGGCTGGGAGTTTCTCTACATGGGCGCCGACCAGGACGCCGTCGAAGTCGGGGTCCGCCTCGGAGTGCAGCACGACAAGTCGGTGACCTTCGGCAGGGGGAAAGCCCGCGACGTCATGGCCATGACATCGGCCAACATCAGCCGGCACCGCGCCGCCAGGATCGAGAACCCTGACGCCGTCATGGACGGTTACTCCGGCGAGCAACGCGCCGACGTCGCGGACGGCTAG
- a CDS encoding DUF2563 family protein yields MFVDTDLLRMGADFSQSAGAIAQRGADRLASTQPSAGIFGDFETAHAFHHALSQAHDHHVTTLQGHRADFDSLAQKATSAAAVFTKQDETSGSALRSAGRDVS; encoded by the coding sequence ATGTTCGTCGATACCGATTTGCTGCGTATGGGAGCAGATTTTTCACAGAGTGCGGGCGCTATCGCCCAACGCGGGGCCGACAGGCTCGCGTCGACGCAGCCGTCAGCAGGCATTTTCGGCGATTTTGAAACTGCCCACGCGTTTCACCACGCCTTATCCCAAGCGCACGATCACCACGTCACCACTTTGCAGGGCCATCGCGCGGACTTCGACTCACTAGCCCAAAAGGCCACCTCCGCTGCCGCCGTGTTCACCAAGCAGGACGAGACAAGCGGTTCGGCGCTGCGTTCAGCCGGACGCGACGTCAGCTGA
- a CDS encoding serine/threonine protein phosphatase — MDKTASWPHDDVLHAWWVEPRRLLAGEYPGARTPEQTAKKLRLLADAGIDTIIDLTRPEDGLEPYQEALPAVRESIGRELRHYAHPIPDMGVLDQAGYDGIVGFIRSEIDDGRTVYLHCWGGKGRTTTVVGCLLIDGGLDYDTTIGRIAELRAGTRKAHERCPESESQRRALRERATRRLGLQT, encoded by the coding sequence ATGGATAAGACCGCATCATGGCCACACGACGACGTCCTGCACGCGTGGTGGGTCGAACCACGGCGTCTGCTTGCAGGCGAATACCCCGGCGCGCGGACGCCTGAGCAGACTGCGAAGAAGCTGCGGCTACTCGCCGATGCCGGCATCGACACGATCATCGACCTGACGAGACCCGAGGATGGCCTCGAGCCGTATCAAGAGGCACTGCCGGCGGTGCGCGAATCGATCGGGCGCGAATTACGTCATTACGCTCATCCGATTCCCGACATGGGGGTCCTCGACCAGGCCGGCTACGACGGCATCGTTGGCTTCATCAGAAGCGAAATCGACGACGGCAGAACCGTTTACCTCCATTGCTGGGGCGGGAAAGGCCGAACCACTACCGTCGTCGGCTGTCTGTTGATCGACGGCGGATTGGACTACGACACCACGATCGGTCGAATCGCCGAGTTGCGCGCCGGGACGCGCAAGGCTCACGAGCGCTGCCCGGAATCCGAATCGCAGCGTCGGGCACTTCGGGAGCGTGCCACGCGGCGCCTGGGCCTACAGACCTGA